A region of the Methanosarcinales archaeon genome:
TGATCGCCGATTTCAAGGTCGCCGATATACCCAATACGGACCGCCTGATACTGCAGCAGGCATACCGGGCAGGGGCGGCGGCAGTGATCGTTCATGCTTTTACAGGGCACGACAGTCTTGCTGAATGCGTGGCCGAAGCTGCAAAATGGAACCGTGGCGTCTTTGCCGTGACCGAGATGAGCCACCCTGGTGCTTCCGATTTTCTGGCATCTGCTGCTGAGGATATGGCAAGAATGGCAGCCCAATCAGGAGTCACCGGCGTGGTAGCACCTGCCACACGGCCCCAGCGTGTTCATACAATTCGGGAGATCGTAGGTGATCTTACAATAATCTCTCCCGGTGTGGGTGTTCAGGGTGGAAGTGCGGCTGATACGATAAAAGCCGGGGCCGATTATGTGATAGTGGGAAGGAGCATTTACCAATCAGACAATCCTGCTGCGGTCGCAAAGAAAATAACTGATGAGATATTAACTGTATTATAGAATATGTGTCAATGATGAAAAACTTCTACTGAAAATTTGTGTGTAGAACCCTATGAGTACTGAGACACATAATTATCAGATGTAATACTCTCAGGGTTTCGACTTAATAAGCCTGAATACATCTTTTAATGCAAGGTTTTGTTCAGATATTATATTTAATCCGGCTTTCTTGATATTTTCAGCTGTCTTACGGTTGATATTGACTCCCATTGCACCGAAAGTTAAGGGATTGAAGATATCTTCGATCATAGACAATATGGCATGCTTACTTTTCATATGCTCCATATTGATAACCATCCCATCTGGTTTGCATACCCTTTTCATCTCTTTCAAAGCTGCCACAGGATCAGGTATTGAACACAGCACAAATGTCGTTATCACATAATCAAAACTGTGATTTTCAAATGCCAGATGCTCTCCATCCATTACAAAAAGTGAAACATTATCCATATTTTCTGCTCGTTTTTTGGCATGTTCCAGCATCTTTGAGCTGACATCCATTCCAACAACCCTGCAATTTTCCGGATAATATTTTAGGTTCTTACCAGTTCCCACTCCAATATCCAGTACAAAGCCACTTAGATCAGATAGGATCTGCTTCCTCCATTTGCCAAACATCAGATACTCTACTGTTGATTCCATTATGTCATAAACATAAGAAATGCGGTTATATTTCGTGATGATCGACATTATATTATCTATCGCCGTTTTCAATGATAAGTATA
Encoded here:
- the pyrF gene encoding orotidine-5'-phosphate decarboxylase yields the protein MKQDTQLILAMDVTDRDAALDITEKTAPYLDAVKVGYPLVLVAGIDIISDLARFAPVIADFKVADIPNTDRLILQQAYRAGAAAVIVHAFTGHDSLAECVAEAAKWNRGVFAVTEMSHPGASDFLASAAEDMARMAAQSGVTGVVAPATRPQRVHTIREIVGDLTIISPGVGVQGGSAADTIKAGADYVIVGRSIYQSDNPAAVAKKITDEILTVL
- a CDS encoding class I SAM-dependent methyltransferase; amino-acid sequence: MSIITKYNRISYVYDIMESTVEYLMFGKWRKQILSDLSGFVLDIGVGTGKNLKYYPENCRVVGMDVSSKMLEHAKKRAENMDNVSLFVMDGEHLAFENHSFDYVITTFVLCSIPDPVAALKEMKRVCKPDGMVINMEHMKSKHAILSMIEDIFNPLTFGAMGVNINRKTAENIKKAGLNIISEQNLALKDVFRLIKSKP